The Triticum aestivum cultivar Chinese Spring chromosome 3A, IWGSC CS RefSeq v2.1, whole genome shotgun sequence genome includes a region encoding these proteins:
- the LOC123061406 gene encoding pentatricopeptide repeat-containing protein At3g49240, mitochondrial produces MALSKPLFSRLLPFSLRLPARPQHRLLCLATPTDLPDAPTDASAERRRRKRRLRVEPPSSRGPTPQRTPGGPRPSSNPNALKLPEPASVLSGKRLDLHRRILTLVRENDLDEAALLTRHSIYSNCRPTVFTCNTVLAALLRQARYADLLSLHRFVTQASVAPTVATHNLLLQAYCDCRRPETALEHFRLLLKDDSPVLPSPTTYRILARSLAENGKLDLALELKDGMLERGLIAPDPQVYAFVMGGFVNAGDGDTAVSLYEELKEKLGGGLILDGVVYGNLMKGYFLKGMDKEAMDCYTEVLGEGSKVRFEAVSYNMVLDALGRNGRLDDAVELFDRMCKEHDPPRRIAVNLGSFNVMVDAYCRVERFQDAIEVFGKMGEKSCTPDALSYNSLIDWLGKNELVGEAEGLYKEMGERGINPDEYSYVLLIESCFRVDNVDDAVGYFNKMFDVGLRPNANSFNKVISGLVKVDRIDEAQGFFDLMPEKEVKPNIASYESLLRAYINVARLDDAIKMAKGILLDESIVFTDELKALLYGALQKEGRNGDMTKLYEDVETEKAEAAARAAEEKARAEALAKEEEEKKKAEAKAKEESAARASRAAIDAVLGRKSGAENGESSQEMSVEEAQVVESHSDAVGAAEQNEGDDQKKESGDATSQVIASSS; encoded by the coding sequence ATGGCGCTCTCGAAGCCCCTCTTCTCCCgcctccttcccttctccctccGCCTCCCCGCCCGCCCCCAGCACCGTCTCCTCTGCCTCGCCACCCCCACCGATCTCCCGGATGCCCCCACCGACGCctccgccgagcgccgccgccgcaagcGCCGCCTCCGCGTGGAGCCGCCGTCCTCCCGCGGCCCGACTCCCCAGcgcacccctggagggccccgcccCTCGTCTAACCCCAACGCTCTCAAGCTCCCTGAGCCAGCGTCGGTCCTCTCCGGCAAGCGCCTCGATCTCCATCGCCGCATCCTCACGCTCGTCCGCGAGAACGACCTCGACGAGGCGGCGCTCCTCACCCGCCACTCCATCTACTCCAACTGCCGCCCCACCGTATTCACCTGCAACACAGTACTAGCTGCGCTCCTCCGGCAGGCGCGCTACGCGGATCTCCTCTCCCTGCACCGCTTCGTCACCCAGGCCTCCGTCGCGCCCACCGTCGCCACCCACAACCTCCTCCTTCAGGCCTACTGCGACTGCCGTCGCCCTGAAACCGCGCTGGAGCACTTCCGTCTCCTACTCAAGGACGACTCCCCTGTCCTCCCATCCCCAACCACATATCGTATCCTTGCCCGCTCCCTCGCCGAGAACGGCAAGCTCGATCTGGCGCTCGAGCTCAAGGACGGCATGCTCGAGCGTGGCCTTATCGCTCCCGACCCCCAGGTCTATGCGTTCGTCATGGGTGGTTTTGTCAACGCCGGGGATGGTGACACGGCGGTCTCACTGTACGAGGAGCTTAAGGAGAAGCTTGGTGGCGGGCTGATCCTTGATGGTGTGGTGTACGGGAACCTTATGAAGGGGTACTTTCTAAAGGGTATGGACAAGGAGGCCATGGATTGCTACACCGAGGTGCTTGGAGAGGGATCCAAGGTGAGATTTGAGGCTGTTAGCTACAACATGGTGCTTGATGCGCTTGGTAGGAATGGGAGGTTAGATGATGCAGTCGAGTTGTTTGATAGGATGTGCAAAGagcatgacccgcccaggaggatTGCTGTGAATCTTGGTAGTTTTAATGTGATGGTTGATGCGTACTGCCGTGTGGAAAGATTCCAGGACGCAATTGAGGTGTTTGGCAAAATGGGTGAGAAAAGCTGCACACCAGATGCACTCTCATACAATAGTCTGATTGACTGGCTGGGGAAGAATGAACTTGTTGGTGAGGCAGAAGGACTGTACAAGGAGATGGGGGAGCGTGGTATTAATCCTGACGAATACAGTTATGTCTTGCTCATTGAGTCCTGCTTCAGGGTTGATAATGTGGATGACGCTGTTGGTTACTTCAATAAGATGTTTGATGTTGGTCTCAGGCCCAATGCCAATTCCTTTAACAAAGTCATAAGTGGCTTGGTGAAGGTTGATAGGATTGACGAGGCACAGGGGTTCTTTGATCTGATGCCCGAAAAGGAGGTCAAGCCAAACATTGCTAGCTATGAATCATTGTTGAGAGCATACATCAATGTTGCAAGGTTGGATGATGCAATTAAGATGGCCAAGGGTATTCTTTTGGATGAGAGTATTGTATTTACTGATGAATTGAAGGCACTTCTATACGGGGCATTGCAGAAAGAGGGGAGAAACGGGGATATGACAAAGTTGTATGAGGATGTTGAGACGGAGAAAGCAGAGGCTGCAGCACGTGCAGCTGAAGAGAAGGCTAGGGCAGAGGCTCTTGctaaagaagaagaggagaagaagaaggctgaGGCTAAGGCTAAGGAGGAATCTGCTGCCAGAGCAAGTAGAGCAGCTATTGACGCGGTGCTGGGTCGCAAGAGCGGAGCAGAAAATGGTGAATCGTCTCAAGAAATGAGTGTTGAGGAGGCACAGGTTGTTGAATCTCACAGTGACGCTGTTGGTGCTGCAGAACAGAATGAAGGTGATGACCAGAAGAAAGAGTCTGGTGATGCAACGTCGCAGGTCATAGCTTCATCATCTTAG